One window of the Allosaccharopolyspora coralli genome contains the following:
- a CDS encoding FtsW/RodA/SpoVE family cell cycle protein codes for MSQPVAAAGATSAGSAPAPRATARRGTELFLLIGAAVIVTAALVLVEINQEATLTRQILYYGAAFLGLFGLAHVAVRRWAPHADPLILPLVALINGLGLVVIHRVDLGNAEEAAGSGATFTADNPKQVLWTLVSIILFCLVLGLVKDHRTLAKYAYTCGLTGLVALALPAVLPSMLAPEINGAKIWLRLGPLSIQPGEFAKILLMVFFAAYLVAKRDLFTTAGRRFLGVDFPRPRDLAPLLVAWALSIGIVVLERDLGTSLLFFGILLVMLYIATERAVWVFIGLTLFGVGCAIAYPMFGHVQQRVDGWLNPLESESAYQLQQALFGMATGGIGGTGLGGGRPAIVPFAQSDFVIASFAEELGFVGLAALLMMYLLLMMRGLRSALAVRDSFGKLLGGGLSFAIALQLFVVVGGVTGLIPLTGLTAPFMAYGGSSLLANYMLVALLLRISDAARRPQTPSTPKPKQAPIAEAHTELVERPR; via the coding sequence ATGTCTCAGCCGGTCGCCGCAGCCGGAGCCACCTCCGCCGGCTCCGCACCGGCTCCGCGAGCCACCGCTCGGCGGGGCACCGAGTTGTTCCTGCTCATCGGCGCCGCCGTGATCGTCACCGCGGCGCTGGTGCTGGTGGAGATCAACCAGGAAGCGACCCTGACCCGGCAGATCCTGTACTACGGGGCGGCGTTCCTTGGGCTGTTCGGACTCGCACACGTCGCGGTGCGTCGCTGGGCGCCGCACGCCGACCCGCTGATCCTGCCGCTGGTGGCGTTGATCAACGGGCTCGGGCTGGTCGTCATCCACCGGGTCGACCTCGGCAACGCGGAGGAAGCCGCCGGGTCCGGTGCGACGTTCACCGCCGACAACCCGAAACAGGTCCTCTGGACCCTCGTGTCCATCATCCTGTTCTGCCTGGTGCTCGGGCTGGTCAAGGATCACCGCACGCTCGCCAAGTACGCCTACACCTGCGGACTCACGGGTCTCGTGGCACTCGCGTTGCCTGCCGTGCTGCCCAGCATGCTCGCCCCCGAGATCAACGGGGCGAAGATCTGGCTGCGCCTCGGACCGCTGTCCATCCAGCCGGGTGAGTTCGCCAAGATCCTGCTGATGGTGTTCTTCGCGGCGTACCTGGTCGCCAAGCGCGACCTGTTCACCACCGCGGGCCGCCGGTTCCTCGGCGTGGACTTCCCCCGCCCCCGCGACCTCGCCCCGCTGCTCGTGGCGTGGGCGCTGTCCATCGGCATCGTGGTGCTCGAACGCGACCTCGGAACGTCGCTGCTGTTCTTCGGCATCCTGCTGGTGATGCTCTACATCGCCACCGAACGAGCGGTGTGGGTGTTCATCGGCCTGACGTTGTTCGGCGTGGGCTGCGCCATCGCCTACCCGATGTTCGGGCACGTGCAGCAGCGCGTCGACGGCTGGCTCAACCCGCTGGAGAGCGAAAGCGCCTATCAACTCCAGCAGGCCCTGTTCGGGATGGCGACCGGAGGCATCGGTGGAACCGGCCTCGGCGGTGGGCGACCTGCCATCGTCCCGTTCGCGCAGAGCGACTTCGTGATCGCGTCGTTCGCCGAGGAACTCGGGTTCGTCGGGCTGGCCGCACTGCTGATGATGTACCTGCTGCTGATGATGCGCGGCCTGCGGTCCGCGCTGGCGGTGCGCGATTCCTTCGGCAAGCTGCTCGGCGGCGGCCTGTCGTTCGCCATCGCGCTGCAACTGTTCGTCGTCGTCGGCGGGGTCACCGGCCTCATCCCGCTCACCGGTCTGACCGCGCCGTTCATGGCCTACGGCGGTTCGTCGCTGCTCGCCAACTACATGCTGGTCGCCCTGCTGCTGCGTATCTCCGACGCGGCGCGCAGGCCACAGACGCCCAGCACGCCGAAGCCGAAGCAGGCGCCGATCGCCGAAGCGCATACCGAGTTGGTGGAGCGTCCCCGATGA
- a CDS encoding aminodeoxychorismate/anthranilate synthase component II, producing the protein MRVLVVDNYDSFVYNLVQYLAQLGADCEVRRNDVVTDDDVAAADGVLLSPGPGTPDRSGRTMDVVRLCARTSKPLLGVCLGHQAVGAVWDGVVDRAPELLHGKTSEILHDDSGVFAGLPQPFVATRYHSLIVRADTVPDEFLVTARSADGIVMGMRHRELPIEGVQFHPESVLTDGGHRLLANWMAAGGHPVPDTVVDDLERGMRQVAAAAHR; encoded by the coding sequence GTGCGAGTACTCGTCGTCGACAACTACGACAGCTTCGTCTACAACCTCGTGCAGTACCTGGCCCAGCTCGGCGCCGACTGCGAGGTGCGCCGCAACGACGTCGTCACCGACGACGACGTCGCGGCCGCCGACGGGGTCCTGCTCAGTCCCGGGCCGGGCACGCCGGACCGATCCGGCCGGACGATGGACGTCGTCCGGCTGTGCGCACGGACCTCGAAACCGCTGCTCGGGGTGTGCCTCGGGCACCAGGCAGTCGGCGCGGTTTGGGACGGCGTCGTCGACCGGGCGCCGGAGCTGCTGCACGGCAAGACCAGCGAGATTCTCCACGACGACAGCGGAGTGTTCGCCGGGCTGCCGCAGCCGTTCGTCGCGACCCGGTACCACTCGCTGATCGTCCGTGCGGACACCGTCCCTGACGAGTTCCTGGTCACCGCACGCAGCGCCGACGGGATCGTCATGGGCATGCGCCACCGTGAGCTGCCGATCGAGGGCGTGCAGTTCCACCCGGAGTCGGTGCTCACCGACGGGGGCCACCGGCTACTCGCGAACTGGATGGCCGCAGGCGGACACCCCGTGCCGGACACGGTCGTCGACGATCTCGAACGTGGCATGCGTCAAGTCGCCGCAGCCGCCCACCGCTGA
- a CDS encoding peptidylprolyl isomerase, which yields MAEENGSLVGTNVTATLHTSQGDIRITLFPNQAPKTVDNFVGLAEGTKDYSSPNARGERSGPFYDGVIFHRVIEGFMIQTGDPTGTGRGGPGYQFGDEFHPELQFNRPYLLAMANAGPGTNGSQFFVTVGATSWLNYKHTIFGEVSDQESRDVVDTIAATATGQGDRPVNDIVIEKVTVERDGA from the coding sequence GTGGCTGAAGAGAACGGATCGCTCGTCGGAACGAACGTGACCGCGACTCTGCACACCTCGCAGGGCGACATCCGAATCACGTTGTTCCCGAACCAAGCGCCCAAGACCGTCGACAACTTCGTCGGCCTCGCCGAAGGCACCAAGGACTACAGTTCGCCGAACGCCCGAGGTGAGCGTTCGGGGCCGTTCTACGACGGCGTCATTTTTCACCGGGTCATCGAGGGATTCATGATCCAGACGGGTGACCCGACGGGCACCGGCCGGGGCGGCCCGGGCTACCAGTTCGGCGACGAGTTCCACCCCGAGCTGCAGTTCAATCGCCCGTACCTGCTGGCGATGGCCAACGCGGGGCCCGGTACCAACGGCTCGCAGTTCTTCGTCACCGTGGGTGCGACGAGCTGGTTGAACTACAAGCACACGATTTTCGGCGAGGTCTCCGACCAGGAGTCCCGCGACGTGGTCGACACCATCGCCGCGACCGCGACGGGTCAGGGTGACCGTCCGGTCAACGACATCGTGATCGAGAAGGTCACCGTGGAGCGCGACGGGGCCTGA
- a CDS encoding rhomboid family intramembrane serine protease, with amino-acid sequence MSDQTGPTSGAEGAPPPQMPACVRHPDRPTGLRCTRCHRPACPECLRDASVGQHCVDCVAEAKRTTREPVTVAGARVSTTPVVVPALIGLNVLVYVVTAALAGNLMQNTGSGFFQSWTLVPMYTADGDWWRILTSGFLHIGAVHLLMNMLALWVLGRDLEVVFGWLRFIAVYLLSLLGGSAAVFLMGDMAQPVAGASGAVYGLMGAIAVAAVRLKLNLRPILVVIAVNVIISVTIPGISLLGHLGGIVVGALTSAALLYAPAKRRTTWQLTALLGVFVLIAALFVTRDLQLADLVCRMTANGRACGVLG; translated from the coding sequence GTGTCCGATCAGACCGGCCCGACCAGCGGTGCAGAGGGCGCCCCGCCGCCGCAGATGCCGGCGTGCGTGCGGCACCCGGACCGGCCGACGGGGCTGCGCTGCACTCGCTGTCACCGTCCGGCCTGCCCGGAATGCCTGCGTGACGCCTCGGTCGGTCAACACTGCGTCGACTGCGTCGCCGAGGCGAAACGCACCACCCGCGAGCCCGTGACGGTCGCCGGCGCGAGGGTGTCGACGACACCGGTCGTGGTCCCGGCCCTGATCGGCCTCAACGTGCTCGTCTACGTCGTCACGGCGGCGTTGGCGGGCAACCTGATGCAGAACACGGGTTCGGGGTTCTTCCAGTCGTGGACCCTGGTGCCGATGTACACCGCCGACGGCGACTGGTGGCGGATCCTGACCTCGGGTTTCCTGCACATCGGTGCGGTGCACCTGCTGATGAACATGCTGGCGCTGTGGGTGCTCGGCCGCGACCTCGAGGTCGTCTTCGGGTGGCTGCGGTTCATCGCCGTGTACCTGTTGTCACTGCTCGGCGGCAGCGCTGCGGTGTTCTTGATGGGCGACATGGCGCAACCCGTGGCCGGTGCCTCCGGCGCGGTGTACGGCTTGATGGGTGCGATCGCGGTGGCCGCGGTCCGGCTGAAGCTGAACCTGCGGCCGATCCTGGTCGTCATCGCGGTGAACGTGATCATCAGCGTCACCATCCCGGGCATCTCGCTGCTCGGACACCTCGGCGGCATCGTCGTCGGTGCGCTCACCAGCGCGGCGTTGCTCTACGCGCCAGCGAAACGGCGCACCACATGGCAGCTCACGGCCCTGCTCGGGGTATTCGTGTTGATCGCCGCCCTGTTCGTCACCCGTGATCTGCAGCTTGCCGACCTGGTCTGTCGAATGACGGCCAACGGCCGTGCGTGCGGCGTGCTCGGGTGA
- a CDS encoding protein kinase domain-containing protein, which translates to MLTTGQLLAERYHLGRRIAVGGMGEVWEATDVRLDRTVAVKVLKPELCGDAEFLHRFRTEARTTASLNHPGIAAVHDYGETAAVPDGPKDTAYLVMELVEGEPLAGILARERRMHADRVLDMLEQAGHALQAAHERGLVHRDVKPGNILVTATGKVKLTDFGIAKAADAAPVTRSGMVMGTAHYIAPEQALGGDATPSSDVYSLAVVGWECLQGHRPFLSDNAVTVAMMHIRDAPPPLHADVPPAARAVVEATLVKDPRRRYATGGEFAQAVTTVRSGLPLPAPAALVPQQPRPERHHTGSHPIPQQLAHASAVTPGPTTGMHQVAGTLPPGVIPPYPAPRPRSRIGLWIGLVVAALVVVAAVGAWVLWQVFVSSAPAPGTTTSERTTTLVVAEGPAASEGALIRLDMDPTTTSTTTRDTEVGGTALPAAAEQRLMSREGASA; encoded by the coding sequence GTGCTGACCACGGGCCAACTCCTCGCCGAGCGGTACCACCTCGGGCGGCGTATCGCCGTCGGTGGCATGGGCGAGGTGTGGGAGGCCACCGACGTGCGGCTCGATCGCACGGTCGCGGTCAAGGTGCTCAAGCCCGAGCTGTGCGGCGACGCCGAGTTCCTGCACCGGTTCCGCACCGAGGCGCGCACCACGGCCTCACTGAACCACCCCGGTATCGCCGCCGTGCACGACTACGGCGAGACGGCTGCCGTGCCGGACGGGCCGAAGGACACCGCCTACCTGGTGATGGAGCTCGTCGAGGGCGAGCCGCTCGCCGGGATCCTGGCCAGGGAACGCCGGATGCACGCCGACCGCGTGCTGGACATGCTCGAACAGGCCGGCCACGCGTTGCAGGCAGCGCACGAACGCGGCCTGGTCCACCGGGACGTCAAGCCGGGAAACATCCTGGTCACCGCGACCGGCAAGGTGAAACTCACCGATTTCGGGATCGCCAAGGCCGCCGACGCAGCACCGGTGACCCGCTCCGGCATGGTGATGGGCACCGCGCACTACATCGCCCCCGAGCAGGCTCTCGGCGGGGACGCGACCCCGTCCAGCGACGTGTACTCGCTGGCCGTGGTCGGCTGGGAGTGCCTGCAGGGACACCGGCCGTTTCTGTCGGACAACGCGGTGACCGTGGCGATGATGCACATCCGCGACGCACCGCCACCGCTGCACGCGGACGTGCCGCCCGCGGCACGCGCCGTGGTCGAGGCCACACTCGTGAAGGATCCGCGTCGCCGCTACGCGACCGGGGGCGAGTTCGCGCAGGCGGTCACCACCGTGCGCTCGGGCCTGCCGCTGCCCGCGCCAGCGGCGTTGGTGCCGCAACAGCCTCGGCCGGAACGGCACCACACGGGTTCACACCCGATTCCGCAGCAGCTCGCGCACGCGAGCGCTGTCACACCCGGCCCCACGACCGGAATGCACCAGGTCGCGGGCACGTTGCCTCCCGGGGTGATCCCCCCGTATCCGGCGCCGCGCCCACGCAGCCGGATCGGGTTGTGGATCGGGCTGGTCGTCGCGGCGCTGGTCGTCGTGGCGGCAGTGGGAGCCTGGGTGTTGTGGCAAGTGTTCGTCAGCAGCGCTCCGGCCCCCGGAACGACCACGTCCGAGCGGACCACCACCCTGGTGGTCGCGGAGGGACCCGCCGCGTCCGAGGGGGCTCTCATCCGCTTGGATATGGACCCAACGACCACCAGCACCACCACACGGGACACCGAAGTCGGGGGGACCGCACTTCCAGCAGCTGCCGAGCAACGGCTGATGTCACGGGAGGGCGCGTCAGCATGA
- the pknB gene encoding Stk1 family PASTA domain-containing Ser/Thr kinase encodes MSSPRLLSNRYEIGDTLGYGGMSEVHRGRDVRLGRDVAVKVLRADLASDPTFQLRFRREAQNAAALNHPAIVAVYDTGETDVDGATLPYIVMEYVDGRTLRDIVKSEGPLPPRRAMEVMADASAALDFSHRHGIVHRDVKPANIMITRSGAVKVMDFGIARALADGQAAVTQTAAVIGTAQYLSPEQARGESVDGRSDVYAAGCVLFELLTGEPPFTGDSPVAVAYQHVREDPRKPSDLNAQVPASLDAVVLKALSKNPANRYQSTAEMRSDLVRVLSGQRPKAPLVMSEEERTSMMAAPAAATEVVPGRHRPDALADSEEDYAYEQERKRKRRKNGMIALVTLLCVGAFALVAWAASLMFSGADEAERLPVPNFMNMTEQAATLKVNNEGWNVPQWNQCPSTKEQSGRVVQQDPQGGTLIPKTQPINLCVGSGPRQIQVPDLSGKTVEEADSLLRDVGLELSPVTKDQETENQNEIGKIVAQSAEGTAEEGTTIVVTLGIPVREVSVPDVTDQPFDAAKATLEGAGFTVNREETDSTEPANTVLEQNPTSGTTVRPGSPIKLTVSNGEQITMPSVRGMNERQAQQALRQAGWNGQISTTKRPVDDFTMINKVVESQPTEGSPISKNQSITLFIGSLDAGSSTTSPEDDDDGGLFPFPN; translated from the coding sequence ATGAGCTCTCCGCGACTACTCTCCAACCGCTACGAGATCGGCGACACGCTCGGTTACGGCGGGATGTCGGAGGTCCACCGCGGCCGCGACGTGCGCCTGGGCCGAGACGTGGCCGTGAAGGTGCTGCGCGCCGACCTCGCCAGCGACCCGACGTTCCAGCTCCGGTTCCGCCGGGAAGCGCAGAACGCCGCCGCACTCAACCACCCGGCCATCGTGGCCGTCTACGACACCGGTGAGACCGACGTCGACGGTGCCACGCTCCCGTACATCGTCATGGAGTACGTGGACGGCCGGACCCTGCGCGACATCGTCAAGTCCGAGGGTCCGCTGCCGCCGCGCCGCGCGATGGAGGTCATGGCCGACGCCTCCGCTGCGCTGGACTTCAGTCACCGGCACGGCATCGTGCACCGCGACGTCAAGCCGGCGAACATCATGATCACCCGCTCCGGTGCGGTGAAGGTGATGGACTTCGGCATCGCCCGCGCGTTGGCCGACGGCCAGGCCGCGGTGACCCAGACGGCGGCGGTCATCGGCACCGCCCAGTACCTCTCGCCGGAGCAGGCACGCGGTGAGTCGGTGGATGGTCGCAGCGACGTGTACGCGGCGGGCTGTGTGCTGTTCGAACTGCTCACCGGGGAGCCGCCGTTCACGGGGGACTCGCCGGTGGCGGTCGCCTACCAGCACGTCCGAGAGGACCCGCGCAAGCCGTCCGACCTCAACGCGCAGGTTCCGGCGTCGCTGGACGCGGTGGTGCTCAAGGCGTTGAGCAAGAATCCGGCGAACCGCTACCAGTCGACGGCCGAGATGCGCTCCGACCTGGTACGGGTGCTGTCCGGGCAACGTCCGAAGGCGCCGCTGGTCATGTCGGAGGAGGAGCGGACCTCGATGATGGCCGCGCCCGCCGCCGCGACCGAGGTCGTGCCGGGCAGGCACCGTCCGGACGCGCTCGCCGACTCGGAGGAGGACTACGCCTACGAGCAGGAGCGCAAACGCAAGCGCCGCAAGAACGGCATGATCGCCCTGGTCACGTTGCTGTGCGTGGGTGCGTTCGCGTTGGTGGCGTGGGCGGCGAGTCTCATGTTCAGCGGCGCCGACGAAGCCGAGCGGCTGCCGGTGCCGAACTTCATGAACATGACCGAGCAGGCGGCCACGCTCAAGGTCAACAACGAAGGCTGGAACGTCCCGCAGTGGAACCAGTGCCCCTCCACCAAGGAACAGTCGGGCCGGGTCGTGCAGCAGGACCCGCAGGGCGGCACGCTCATCCCGAAGACCCAGCCGATCAACCTCTGTGTCGGCAGCGGTCCGCGCCAGATTCAGGTTCCCGACCTGAGCGGCAAGACCGTGGAGGAGGCGGACTCGCTGCTGCGCGACGTCGGCCTGGAGCTCAGCCCGGTCACCAAGGACCAGGAGACCGAGAACCAGAACGAGATCGGCAAGATCGTCGCGCAGAGCGCCGAAGGCACCGCCGAGGAGGGCACGACGATCGTGGTCACTCTCGGGATCCCGGTGCGGGAGGTTTCGGTCCCCGACGTCACCGACCAGCCCTTCGACGCTGCGAAGGCGACGCTGGAGGGCGCCGGGTTCACCGTGAACCGTGAGGAGACCGACTCCACGGAGCCCGCGAACACGGTGCTGGAGCAGAACCCCACGAGCGGCACGACCGTGCGACCCGGCTCGCCGATCAAGCTGACCGTCTCCAACGGCGAACAGATCACGATGCCGTCGGTGCGGGGTATGAACGAGCGGCAGGCCCAGCAGGCGCTGCGGCAGGCGGGCTGGAACGGTCAGATCTCGACCACGAAGCGTCCGGTCGACGACTTCACCATGATCAACAAGGTGGTCGAGAGCCAGCCCACCGAGGGCTCGCCGATCTCGAAGAACCAGTCGATCACGTTGTTCATCGGCTCGCTCGACGCCGGGAGCAGCACGACGTCGCCGGAGGACGACGACGACGGCGGCCTGTTCCCGTTCCCCAACTAG
- a CDS encoding PP2C family protein-serine/threonine phosphatase — protein sequence MTLVLHYAARSDRGLVRSNNQDSVYAGPRLLALADGMGGHAAGEVASKVVIAALAPLDDDEPGDDLLGQLRDAVFSGNGAISELVASDPDLDGMGTTLTAVLFAGSKLGLVHIGDSRAYLVRDGEFAQITHDDTFVQSLIDEGRITEEEAANHPQRSLLLRALTGHETEPSLTVREARARDRYMLCSDGLSGVVSEETIAEALRINDPQQCADRLIELALKGGGPDNVTVVVADVVDVEFGENAPIVGGAAGNGEEAPQPDSAAARASAATMPRPQPQRVDPTTPPPEAKKRRWWIPVLAVVGVLVVLAGIALVGRWWLDRQYFIGLNTDDNVVIYQGMQGSALGVALHREVEGSCAPGAPAGCQTINIKDLQQAQRPDVRNGITEVNGLDEARASIQQLRATALLPECEKPDPQPTPQPNPDQPGEQPNPDQPGDRPGEPAPPPGPDDPPPDAQQPGDRPDQQPNPEATPLNTPAQEPGVTCRTVS from the coding sequence ATGACCCTAGTCCTCCACTACGCAGCCCGCAGCGACCGCGGCCTGGTTCGTTCCAACAACCAGGACTCGGTCTATGCCGGCCCACGACTTCTCGCCCTCGCGGACGGCATGGGTGGCCATGCCGCCGGTGAGGTCGCCAGCAAGGTCGTCATCGCGGCCCTCGCGCCGCTCGACGACGACGAACCCGGTGACGACCTGCTCGGCCAGCTCCGCGACGCGGTGTTCTCCGGCAACGGCGCGATCTCCGAACTCGTCGCCAGCGACCCGGACCTGGACGGGATGGGCACCACGCTGACCGCCGTCCTGTTCGCGGGCAGCAAGCTCGGCCTGGTGCACATCGGCGACTCCCGCGCCTACCTCGTGCGCGACGGCGAATTCGCCCAGATCACCCACGACGACACCTTCGTCCAGTCGCTGATCGACGAAGGCCGGATCACCGAGGAAGAAGCCGCCAACCATCCGCAGCGGTCGCTGCTACTGCGGGCGTTGACCGGCCACGAGACCGAGCCCAGCCTCACCGTGCGTGAAGCGAGGGCCCGCGATCGCTACATGCTGTGCTCCGACGGACTCTCCGGTGTGGTCAGCGAAGAGACGATCGCCGAAGCGCTGCGGATCAACGACCCGCAGCAGTGCGCCGACCGGCTCATCGAGCTCGCCCTCAAGGGCGGCGGCCCCGACAACGTCACCGTCGTCGTCGCCGACGTCGTCGACGTCGAGTTCGGCGAGAACGCCCCCATCGTCGGGGGGGCCGCGGGAAATGGTGAGGAGGCACCGCAGCCGGACTCGGCCGCTGCGCGTGCCTCCGCCGCCACGATGCCGCGCCCGCAACCCCAGCGGGTCGATCCGACCACCCCGCCGCCCGAGGCGAAGAAGCGGCGCTGGTGGATTCCCGTCCTCGCGGTGGTCGGCGTGCTCGTCGTCCTCGCGGGGATCGCCCTGGTCGGCCGCTGGTGGCTGGACAGGCAGTACTTCATCGGACTCAACACCGACGACAACGTCGTGATTTACCAGGGTATGCAGGGTTCCGCGCTCGGCGTGGCGCTGCATCGCGAGGTCGAGGGCTCCTGCGCACCGGGCGCGCCCGCAGGCTGCCAGACCATCAACATCAAGGACTTGCAGCAGGCGCAGCGTCCGGACGTGCGCAACGGCATCACCGAGGTCAACGGCCTCGACGAAGCCCGGGCGTCGATCCAGCAACTGCGGGCCACCGCGCTGCTGCCGGAGTGCGAGAAGCCCGACCCGCAGCCCACCCCTCAGCCGAACCCGGACCAGCCGGGCGAGCAGCCGAACCCGGACCAGCCCGGTGACCGGCCCGGCGAGCCCGCCCCGCCGCCCGGGCCTGACGATCCTCCGCCGGACGCTCAGCAGCCGGGCGACCGTCCAGACCAGCAACCCAACCCGGAAGCCACCCCGCTGAACACACCGGCGCAGGAACCGGGTGTCACCTGCCGGACGGTGAGCTGA
- the crgA gene encoding cell division protein CrgA, which translates to MPKSKVRKKDNSAAPLDRRTPVQAKHLGPSHPAYVTVMLGMMLVGLLWLVVNYLAGERIPFMSDLGAWNFAVGFAFMIIGLLMTMRWR; encoded by the coding sequence ATGCCGAAGTCCAAGGTCCGCAAGAAGGACAACTCCGCCGCGCCGCTCGACCGCCGCACCCCGGTGCAGGCGAAGCACCTCGGCCCGTCGCATCCGGCGTACGTGACCGTGATGCTCGGCATGATGCTGGTAGGCCTGTTGTGGTTGGTCGTGAACTACCTGGCCGGAGAGCGGATCCCCTTCATGTCGGACCTGGGCGCCTGGAACTTCGCGGTCGGCTTCGCTTTCATGATCATCGGCCTGCTCATGACCATGCGGTGGCGCTGA
- a CDS encoding peptidoglycan D,D-transpeptidase FtsI family protein, with protein sequence MNKPLRRVAIAMMAMVVLLMANATYVQVIKADELRNDQRNSRTLYDEYSRPRGQIIAGGESLANSTETNDNLRFLRNYPGGPAFAPVTGYHSFVYGSNGIERAQNDILNGTDDSLAFTRLSDLVTGREPAGADVELTVNPAMQRTAYEQLTSKGFEGSVVALDPKTGGILAMANAPSYDPNRLAGHSAEQLEQEWNALNSQEGDPMTNRAVSEIYPPGSSFKMITAAAALESGYTPNSPVQAASSITLPNTNTRLPNYNGNNCGSGSTAPLTEALARSCNTAFAEIAGDVGAEKMRETAASFGFGQDLNIPMRVAKSDMGPMEDAAALYQSGIGQRDVRVTPMQNAMMVSAIANGGSLMKPELVKRTVAPDKETIDEMDPQKLEQAVSPEVAGQLRDMMVQSEERTKGSGKIANVEIASKTGTAQHGDAADQPHGWYVAFAPASDPQIALAVIVENGGDEGAEATGGSIAAPIGREVIRAGLQGGR encoded by the coding sequence ATGAACAAACCACTCCGGCGAGTCGCGATCGCGATGATGGCGATGGTCGTGCTGCTGATGGCCAACGCCACCTACGTCCAAGTGATCAAGGCCGACGAGCTGCGCAACGACCAGCGCAACAGCCGCACCCTCTACGACGAGTACTCCCGTCCGCGCGGGCAGATCATCGCGGGCGGCGAGTCGCTGGCGAACTCGACCGAGACGAACGACAACCTGCGGTTCCTCCGGAACTACCCTGGCGGACCGGCGTTCGCCCCGGTCACCGGCTACCACTCGTTCGTCTACGGCTCGAACGGCATCGAACGCGCCCAGAACGACATCCTCAACGGCACCGACGACAGCCTCGCGTTCACCCGGCTCTCCGACCTCGTCACCGGGCGCGAACCGGCCGGCGCCGACGTCGAGCTGACGGTCAATCCGGCGATGCAGCGCACCGCATACGAGCAGCTGACCAGCAAGGGCTTCGAGGGCTCGGTGGTCGCGCTGGACCCGAAGACCGGCGGCATCCTGGCGATGGCCAACGCCCCGTCCTACGACCCGAACCGGCTCGCCGGCCACAGCGCCGAGCAGTTGGAACAGGAGTGGAACGCGCTCAACTCGCAGGAGGGCGATCCCATGACGAACCGGGCGGTCTCCGAGATCTACCCGCCCGGGTCGTCGTTCAAGATGATCACCGCGGCGGCCGCACTGGAGAGCGGGTACACGCCGAACAGCCCGGTGCAGGCTGCTTCGTCGATCACGCTGCCGAACACGAACACGCGGCTGCCGAACTACAACGGGAACAACTGCGGCAGCGGCTCCACGGCACCGCTGACCGAGGCCCTCGCCCGCTCGTGCAACACCGCGTTCGCCGAGATCGCAGGCGACGTCGGCGCCGAGAAGATGCGCGAAACCGCCGCCTCGTTCGGGTTCGGCCAGGACCTCAACATCCCGATGCGGGTCGCGAAATCCGACATGGGCCCGATGGAGGACGCCGCCGCGCTGTACCAGAGCGGCATCGGGCAGCGCGACGTGCGTGTCACGCCGATGCAGAACGCGATGATGGTCTCGGCGATCGCCAACGGCGGGTCGCTCATGAAACCGGAGCTGGTCAAGCGCACCGTGGCCCCGGACAAGGAGACCATCGACGAGATGGACCCGCAGAAGCTCGAGCAGGCGGTCTCGCCCGAGGTCGCCGGACAGCTGCGGGACATGATGGTCCAGTCCGAGGAGCGCACGAAGGGCTCCGGCAAGATCGCGAACGTCGAGATCGCATCGAAGACCGGTACCGCCCAGCACGGCGACGCCGCCGACCAGCCGCACGGCTGGTACGTGGCCTTCGCGCCCGCCAGTGACCCGCAGATCGCGCTCGCGGTGATCGTGGAGAACGGCGGCGACGAAGGCGCCGAGGCCACCGGTGGGTCCATCGCCGCCCCGATCGGCCGCGAGGTCATCCGAGCGGGCCTGCAGGGGGGTCGCTGA
- a CDS encoding PH domain-containing protein, with translation MTAEIDTPRRWSTPLGLIVTGFVLTAAAAVWWWITTTATDAVFVGLLTVCLAAVSAYLVHARPRLAADSDGVAVRGLTGEQQWPWSDVDVRVRRTERLGRSVELLEIDVPEEDQPGGLIILGRFDLGEEPRDVVVELKRIRAAAV, from the coding sequence GTGACAGCCGAGATCGATACTCCGCGCCGCTGGTCCACCCCACTGGGCCTGATCGTGACGGGCTTCGTGCTCACGGCCGCCGCCGCCGTGTGGTGGTGGATCACCACGACCGCGACCGACGCGGTGTTCGTCGGTCTGCTCACCGTGTGCCTCGCCGCCGTGTCTGCGTACCTCGTCCACGCTCGACCGCGTCTCGCCGCCGACTCCGACGGCGTCGCCGTGCGCGGCCTCACCGGTGAGCAGCAGTGGCCGTGGTCCGACGTCGACGTACGGGTCCGACGCACCGAACGCCTCGGCCGAAGTGTCGAACTGCTGGAGATCGACGTTCCCGAAGAGGACCAGCCCGGCGGCTTGATCATTCTCGGCCGGTTCGACCTCGGAGAGGAGCCGCGAGACGTCGTGGTCGAACTCAAACGCATCCGAGCGGCGGCGGTGTGA